AGTCTTTATAAAAGAGCTGCTCCTGCAGATTTTTACTGCCGGTACTGACAATGACCTGCTTGCCACTTAAAAGCGCGGGCACCAGATAAGCAAAGGTTTTTCCCACACCGGTGCCCGCCTCGAGCACCAGCTTATGGGTATGACTCAAGCAGGACGCCACTTCCTCAGCCATCTGCTGCTGCACCTCACGACGCCGGTAACCGCGGATAAAACGCGACAGCAGCCCACCTTCATCGAAGACGGCCTGTGTGCGGGTTATCAGGTTGTTGGCAGCGGATTGGGAAGACAAGCAGGCTCCAGCATTGAAGTGATTCACCTTTTGGTTGAATGCATTATGCCGATTTCACTGACTGCCACAAGAAAAGTGTTCAACACACACCAAAGACAGCTTCTTATGTATGAATATTCATGCAAAGCTGAACTTTTTTAATATTGACGAAAAACGCCCTTGCAAAGCATCCTGAAAGCCTTTAGTGTAAAAAGCGTCCGATAAATTCGGCCAGACACTAAATGTAAAGAGCGCACGGCGCCATACACAGGATTAAAGACACATGTTCCAGCTTTCGACTGCCAAGCACCATCATCACCATCATAAGCGGTAGCCTTCGGAAGCTCACTGCCGAAGGTGCATTCCTTCTGGCGGTCATGATCTAAAGTTTCAGGACAACCCCCGGAAGGAATTCCGGGGGTTTTTCTTTGCACCAAAGTTTTTGATTTTAAACATTACTTTAGATACAGGATATTTCGCCATGACTGCCAGACTGAGAATCGCCATTCAAAAATCCGGACGCCTGTCCACCGAGTCCCAACAGCTGCTGAAAAGCTGCGGGGTAAAATTCAGCGTGAATGAACAGCGGCTTATCGCCCACGCCGACAATATGCCCGTGGATATTTTGCGGGTGCGCGACGATGACATCCCCGGCCTGGTGATGGATGGTGTGGTCGATTTAGGCATAGTCGGTGAAAACGTGCTGGAAGAAGAGCAGCTTGAGCGCGACTGCCTGGGCAATGCCTCTGACGTCGTTAAGCTCAGACAACTGGACTTTGGCGCCTGCCGTCTGTCGCTGGCGGTACCGACCGAATTTGTCTATGGCGATGCCAGCTCACTGGAAGGCCTTAGGATCGCGACCTCCTACCCCAACCTGCTCCGCCGTTTTATGCAGAATAAAGGCATATCCTATCAGGACTGCCAATTAAAAGGATCTGTGGAAGTGGCGCCCCGTGCTGGCCTTGCCGATGGTATCTGCGATCTGGTGTCGACCGGTGCCACCCTCGAAGCCAACGGCCTGTACGAAACTGAAGTCATCTTCCGCTCCATGGCTTGTATTATTCAGTCCACTACACCGCAAAGTGATACCAAGCAGGCACTTATCAACAAAATCCTCTCCCGGGTCAATGGGGTTATCCGTGCCCGTGAAAGCAAATACATCCTGCTGCACGCCCCAACAGAAACCCTGGAGCAAATCGTCGCCCTGCTGCCCGGCGCCGAAAACCCAACCGTACTGCCGCTGAACGACGAAACCAACCGTGTTGCCATCCACGCGGTCAGCACCGAAGACTTGTTCTGGGACACCATGGAAGAACTGACGGCCCTCGGTGCCAGCTCGATTCTGGTGATGCCAATCGAAAAAATGATGGGGTAAGCGATGGAAACCTTGGTCTGGAACACCTTAAGCGAGGATGCCAAGCGCCAGGCGCTGTCCCGCTCACCTCTGGTGGGGGATGATAGTCTGGCGACATCCGTCAGTGACATTCTTTGCAATGTGAAGCGTCGCGGCGACAGCACCCTGATTGAATACGCGGCGCGCTTCGATAAAGCCGAAATCGATACGCTGGCGCTGAGTGCGGACGAAATCGCAGCAGCCTG
This portion of the Shewanella amazonensis SB2B genome encodes:
- the hisG gene encoding ATP phosphoribosyltransferase, translated to MTARLRIAIQKSGRLSTESQQLLKSCGVKFSVNEQRLIAHADNMPVDILRVRDDDIPGLVMDGVVDLGIVGENVLEEEQLERDCLGNASDVVKLRQLDFGACRLSLAVPTEFVYGDASSLEGLRIATSYPNLLRRFMQNKGISYQDCQLKGSVEVAPRAGLADGICDLVSTGATLEANGLYETEVIFRSMACIIQSTTPQSDTKQALINKILSRVNGVIRARESKYILLHAPTETLEQIVALLPGAENPTVLPLNDETNRVAIHAVSTEDLFWDTMEELTALGASSILVMPIEKMMG